One bacterium DNA segment encodes these proteins:
- a CDS encoding recombinase family protein — MIVAIYARVSTTKQADMNLSIPDQLKQMRKWCEENGHFIAKEYIEPGASATDDKRPVFTEMIDEACQKPPPFEAILVHSFSRFFRNSLESSFYELKLKKAGVSVVSTTQPSGDDDSGFLSRGFYKILDEFFSRENSKHTSRGMRENARQGFFNGNKPLFGYRKKPVDGGAKNRQKYVLEPDPIEAQIIKKIFECYTSGKFSGIKEIATFLNSKNMTRRCEKWSGQTVLQVLSNKAYLGEYFFNKRHGKTGKLRPENEWIKVALEPIIDAELFQKAEKMRKKRAPKTINPSIVSSPILLTGLLKCGTCGSSMTTSTGRSGKYKYYKCSRKTRINAKACDSSAVPMEKLDALILDALSERVFTPEKVKNILTAQKKNGEKASGKLSGAIQQLKNELKKLEEAKNRLYEAVESGFMPLDNSLRERLRFHDNKKQELLSEMASLRQKSEMPLSKLTTSEITAFCAAIRRCLHDIRSLAKSYLQLLVDEIRIEGNTAVMCGSNAALGELVAKKKLGTSLDMCEVPSFKRRGEPCWD, encoded by the coding sequence ATGATCGTCGCAATTTACGCTCGCGTCTCGACAACAAAACAGGCGGATATGAATCTTTCTATCCCCGATCAGTTAAAGCAGATGCGGAAATGGTGTGAAGAAAACGGTCATTTTATCGCAAAGGAATACATAGAACCGGGCGCTTCGGCAACTGACGACAAGCGCCCGGTTTTCACGGAAATGATTGATGAAGCGTGTCAAAAACCACCTCCTTTTGAAGCGATTTTAGTCCACAGTTTTTCCCGCTTTTTCCGAAACTCCCTTGAATCGAGTTTTTATGAATTAAAGCTGAAAAAAGCAGGTGTTTCGGTAGTCTCCACCACGCAGCCATCCGGCGACGACGACAGCGGTTTTTTATCCAGAGGTTTTTATAAAATCCTCGATGAATTTTTTAGCCGGGAAAACTCGAAACACACTTCCAGAGGCATGAGAGAAAATGCAAGGCAGGGTTTTTTTAACGGCAATAAGCCTCTTTTCGGATACCGAAAAAAGCCCGTGGATGGAGGTGCTAAAAACCGTCAAAAATACGTGCTAGAACCCGATCCTATTGAAGCGCAAATAATCAAAAAAATATTCGAGTGCTACACTTCCGGGAAATTCAGCGGAATCAAGGAAATTGCGACCTTTTTAAACTCAAAAAACATGACGCGAAGATGCGAGAAATGGTCTGGACAGACAGTTTTACAGGTGCTTTCAAATAAAGCATATTTAGGCGAATACTTTTTCAATAAAAGGCATGGAAAAACCGGCAAATTACGGCCTGAAAACGAGTGGATAAAAGTCGCTTTGGAGCCGATTATCGACGCTGAATTATTTCAAAAAGCGGAGAAAATGCGCAAAAAACGCGCTCCAAAAACCATCAATCCGAGTATCGTAAGTTCTCCAATACTTTTAACAGGGCTTTTGAAGTGCGGTACTTGCGGTTCTTCCATGACCACAAGCACCGGAAGAAGCGGGAAATATAAATATTACAAATGCAGCCGAAAGACTCGTATAAACGCAAAAGCCTGTGATTCTTCCGCCGTACCGATGGAAAAACTTGACGCGCTTATTTTGGATGCGCTTTCGGAGCGTGTTTTTACCCCTGAAAAAGTCAAAAATATTCTTACGGCGCAAAAGAAAAACGGCGAAAAAGCCAGCGGAAAATTAAGCGGCGCAATCCAGCAATTAAAAAACGAATTAAAGAAGCTGGAAGAGGCGAAAAATCGGCTTTACGAGGCGGTTGAATCTGGTTTTATGCCTCTCGATAATTCGCTCCGTGAACGCTTGCGCTTTCACGACAATAAGAAGCAAGAGCTTCTTTCGGAAATGGCGTCTTTAAGACAAAAATCGGAAATGCCCCTGAGCAAGCTAACCACTTCCGAAATCACGGCTTTTTGCGCCGCAATCCGGAGGTGTTTGCACGACATTAGGAGTCTTGCAAAAAGCTACCTGCAACTACTCGTGGATGAAATCAGAATCGAGGGAAACACGGCTGTCATGTGCGGGAGCAATGCGGCGCTTGGTGAGCTTGTGGCAAAAAAGAAACTGGGTACCTCGCTTGATATGTGCGAAGTACCCAGTTTTAAACGTCGTGGTGAGCCGTGTTGGGATTGA